In Achromobacter xylosoxidans A8, a single window of DNA contains:
- a CDS encoding TonB-dependent siderophore receptor, with product MPRQLPPLRTSVSLPALLAAGAFALPLAGVVSPAHAQAPAGQISVAIEPGPLSAALSAYAAQAGVLLSFDPALTRDLQSPGLRGSYGFEDGLRQLLAGSGLEPARRADGGYTLRKLPQSEVTALPAVTVTGAGDEGPSEGTGSYTVPATSAATRMPLSLRETPQSISVVTRQQMDDQNLNTLDEVLRQTPGIAVDRLDERVQFTSRGFALNTMLDGVPTLSFKTPSAEAGMINTAIYDRVEVVRGAAGLLNGVGEPGGSVNLVRKRPTSEFAGHVTAGVGRWNSYNAEVDLGGPLNSAGTLRARVVAARTAGDSFIDYKKRSDDVFYGILEADILPGTTVSLGYEHQKTAIDGANFGQAPLFYSDGTRTNLPRSFNPVTPWSQWDMYTDRIFATLDHRFSSGWHIKMDASRLKNERRAAWGYLLAYRPIDPSGASTIELRDNPADSTNKSFDIYAEGPFQAFGREHRAVLGMSYNRYTSELNLNSANPAGWDRRPVNFYELRDVPKPSMPYTFFNTFLDAKETAIYGSARLKVADPVSVILGARTTWYEENSSSYNGPANLWTTNPTAKENGVFTPYAGVVVDVSKDFSAYASYTRIFIPTTSRDASNVVLPPQTGQNYEIGLKGEHLDGKLNSSFAIFRTQEENVAVEDPSSPPLPDGSTPYRAVKGARSKGFELTLAGEVAPGLQLMGGYTYFAKRDAEGGLLLPSTPQRLFRLAASYRLPGEWNKLTVGGNVSYQSSIYYDEASGLGRATQGGVTLFGLMARYDFNKHVSASVNVENLTDKYYYSGLGGYNGYNYGTPRNVWMKVSYKF from the coding sequence ATGCCCCGTCAGCTTCCCCCGTTGCGCACAAGCGTTTCCCTTCCTGCACTGCTCGCGGCTGGCGCGTTCGCGCTGCCGTTGGCCGGGGTAGTGTCGCCTGCTCATGCGCAGGCGCCTGCCGGGCAGATCAGCGTGGCCATCGAGCCCGGACCGCTCAGCGCGGCGCTTTCGGCCTACGCCGCCCAGGCCGGCGTCCTGCTGTCGTTCGATCCCGCCCTGACGCGCGACCTGCAATCGCCCGGACTGCGCGGCAGCTATGGCTTCGAGGACGGGCTGCGCCAGTTGCTGGCCGGCAGCGGCCTGGAGCCGGCGCGCCGCGCCGACGGCGGCTATACCCTGCGCAAACTGCCGCAGAGCGAGGTCACGGCCTTGCCCGCCGTGACCGTCACCGGCGCGGGCGACGAAGGTCCCTCCGAAGGCACGGGCTCCTACACGGTGCCGGCGACCAGCGCCGCCACCCGCATGCCGCTGTCGCTGCGCGAAACCCCGCAATCCATCAGCGTCGTCACGCGCCAGCAGATGGACGACCAGAACCTGAACACGCTGGACGAGGTGCTGCGCCAGACGCCCGGCATCGCCGTCGACCGGCTGGATGAGCGCGTGCAATTCACTTCGCGCGGCTTCGCGTTGAACACCATGCTCGATGGCGTACCCACGCTGTCGTTCAAAACGCCGTCCGCCGAAGCGGGCATGATCAACACCGCCATCTATGACCGGGTGGAAGTCGTGCGCGGCGCGGCGGGCCTGCTCAACGGCGTGGGCGAGCCTGGCGGTTCGGTGAATCTGGTGCGCAAGCGCCCCACATCGGAATTCGCGGGGCATGTCACCGCCGGCGTCGGCCGCTGGAACAGCTACAACGCGGAAGTGGACCTGGGCGGCCCGCTGAACAGCGCCGGCACGCTGCGCGCCAGGGTAGTTGCCGCCCGCACTGCGGGCGACAGCTTCATCGACTACAAGAAGCGGTCCGACGATGTCTTCTATGGCATTCTGGAAGCCGACATCCTGCCGGGCACCACGGTCAGCCTGGGCTACGAGCACCAGAAGACCGCCATCGACGGCGCCAATTTCGGCCAGGCGCCACTGTTCTACAGCGACGGCACGCGCACCAACCTTCCCCGGTCCTTCAATCCCGTGACGCCCTGGAGCCAATGGGACATGTACACGGACCGGATATTCGCCACCCTGGACCATCGCTTCAGCAGCGGCTGGCACATCAAGATGGATGCCAGCCGCTTGAAGAATGAAAGAAGAGCGGCCTGGGGCTATCTGCTGGCGTACCGGCCCATAGATCCGTCGGGTGCCTCCACCATCGAACTGCGCGACAACCCGGCAGACTCGACCAACAAATCCTTCGACATCTACGCCGAAGGGCCATTCCAGGCGTTTGGCAGGGAACACCGCGCCGTGTTGGGGATGAGCTACAACCGCTACACCAGCGAACTCAATCTGAATTCGGCAAACCCTGCCGGCTGGGACCGCCGCCCCGTGAATTTCTACGAGCTGCGCGACGTCCCCAAGCCGTCCATGCCCTACACCTTCTTCAACACTTTCCTGGATGCGAAGGAAACCGCCATCTATGGTTCGGCGCGGCTGAAGGTTGCGGACCCGGTGTCGGTGATACTCGGCGCCCGGACTACGTGGTACGAAGAAAATTCATCGTCCTACAACGGCCCCGCCAATCTCTGGACCACCAACCCGACCGCCAAGGAAAACGGCGTCTTCACGCCCTATGCCGGCGTGGTCGTGGACGTAAGCAAGGACTTCTCCGCCTACGCCAGCTATACCCGGATCTTCATTCCCACCACGTCGCGGGACGCCAGCAATGTGGTGCTGCCGCCGCAGACCGGGCAGAACTATGAAATCGGCCTGAAGGGCGAACACCTGGACGGCAAACTGAACTCCAGCTTCGCGATCTTCCGTACCCAGGAGGAAAACGTCGCGGTCGAGGACCCGTCGAGCCCACCGCTGCCGGACGGGAGCACGCCCTACCGCGCGGTCAAGGGCGCGCGCAGCAAGGGTTTCGAGCTGACCTTGGCCGGCGAAGTGGCGCCCGGCTTGCAGCTGATGGGCGGCTATACCTACTTTGCCAAGCGCGACGCCGAAGGCGGCTTGCTGCTGCCCAGCACGCCCCAGCGGCTGTTCCGCCTTGCTGCCAGCTACCGGCTGCCGGGCGAGTGGAACAAGCTTACGGTCGGCGGCAACGTCAGCTACCAGAGCAGCATCTACTACGACGAGGCCAGCGGCCTGGGACGCGCCACCCAGGGCGGCGTCACCTTGTTTGGCCTGATGGCGCGCTATGACTTCAATAAGCATGTTTCCGCTTCCGTCAACGTGGAAAACCTGACCGACAAGTACTACTACAGTGGCTTGGGGGGCTACAACGGCTACAACTACGGGACGCCCCGCAACGTCTGGATGAAGGTGAGCTACAAGTTCTGA
- a CDS encoding CopD family copper resistance protein, with amino-acid sequence MNTYPLLLILHLLAAFLFVGTVTFEVLFLEPVHKRLSPDVRRALGSQLAPRVRAVLPWSVVVLYLAGLGLAWQYRSALADPFASSFGLLLSLKIALALSVLVHVATALTLARRQRLTGALSRRMHVSVFCHMVLIVVLAKAMFYVTW; translated from the coding sequence ATGAACACCTACCCCTTGCTGCTCATTCTGCACCTGCTCGCCGCCTTCCTGTTTGTCGGCACCGTCACCTTCGAGGTGCTGTTCCTGGAGCCCGTGCACAAGCGCCTGTCGCCTGACGTGCGCCGTGCGCTGGGCAGCCAGTTGGCGCCGCGCGTGCGTGCCGTGCTGCCTTGGTCGGTGGTGGTGCTGTATCTGGCCGGCCTGGGCCTGGCCTGGCAGTATCGCAGCGCGCTGGCCGATCCGTTCGCCTCGTCCTTCGGCCTCTTGCTGTCGCTGAAGATCGCGCTGGCCTTGAGCGTGCTGGTCCATGTCGCCACCGCCCTGACGCTGGCGCGGCGCCAGCGCCTTACCGGGGCCTTGAGCCGGCGCATGCATGTCAGCGTGTTCTGCCACATGGTGCTGATCGTGGTGCTGGCCAAGGCCATGTTCTATGTGACCTGGTGA
- a CDS encoding DUF6389 family protein, with amino-acid sequence MTQSEYQIELLRILRAHGAAANATLAALIAALPPKAREIHFVVFPDQDGEGTFSVVASLEGPDLFVLNKAIEGHRYLFDVRHTEDGIEPEVPLFASDEAGFNVQDVIVDTAMQWVAELWAASGQGRSPLPGLAYGEEGYGTREPLVLPA; translated from the coding sequence ATGACCCAATCCGAATACCAGATCGAACTGCTGCGCATCCTGCGCGCCCACGGCGCCGCGGCCAACGCCACGCTGGCGGCGCTGATCGCCGCCCTGCCGCCCAAAGCGCGCGAGATCCACTTCGTGGTGTTCCCAGACCAGGACGGCGAAGGCACGTTTTCCGTGGTTGCCAGTCTGGAAGGTCCGGACCTGTTCGTGCTCAACAAGGCCATCGAAGGTCACCGCTACCTGTTCGACGTCCGCCATACGGAAGACGGCATCGAACCCGAGGTGCCCCTGTTCGCGTCGGACGAAGCTGGCTTCAACGTGCAGGACGTCATCGTCGACACGGCGATGCAGTGGGTGGCGGAACTGTGGGCAGCCAGCGGCCAGGGCCGTTCGCCGCTGCCCGGGCTGGCGTATGGGGAAGAAGGCTACGGAACGCGCGAGCCGCTGGTATTGCCGGCATAG
- a CDS encoding LysR family transcriptional regulator: MDWTHRIRLRHLAILVRLCETRNLSQVAAELNITQPALSKWLKDLEEDIGLTLFDRHARGIEPTHYGLELRTHAREILGKLGRAQDTMAQLARGATGTLAVGVTPNIAPVLLPPSIQRFRERYPRVLLRLAENTLDYLLPLMQEGTFDVLVGRLEQHSLPRNLHYEELYGEPICLAVGTAHPLAKRRKVTWQDVQEYPWIAPGDSTPMRIRIDYELALAGQPTPWHQVESSSVLVNVALLEGSDLVLPISERLARHFAKQHMIKVLPLPMRSRGITGMVWRDAALASEHAAYFMECMRLAR; encoded by the coding sequence ATGGACTGGACCCACCGCATCCGCCTGCGCCACCTGGCCATCCTGGTGCGCCTGTGCGAAACCCGCAACCTGAGCCAGGTCGCCGCGGAACTCAACATCACGCAGCCCGCGTTGTCGAAGTGGCTCAAGGACCTGGAAGAAGACATCGGCCTGACGCTGTTCGACCGTCACGCACGCGGCATCGAGCCCACGCACTACGGCCTGGAATTGCGCACTCACGCACGCGAGATCCTGGGCAAGCTGGGACGCGCCCAGGACACCATGGCGCAATTGGCCCGCGGCGCCACCGGCACGCTGGCGGTCGGCGTCACGCCCAACATCGCGCCGGTGCTGCTGCCGCCCAGCATCCAGCGCTTCCGCGAACGCTATCCCCGTGTGCTGCTGCGCCTGGCAGAGAACACGCTGGACTACCTGCTGCCCTTGATGCAGGAAGGCACCTTCGATGTACTGGTGGGGCGTCTGGAGCAGCACTCGCTGCCGCGCAACCTGCACTACGAAGAGCTGTACGGCGAGCCCATCTGCCTGGCCGTGGGTACAGCGCACCCGCTGGCGAAAAGGCGCAAAGTGACTTGGCAGGATGTGCAGGAGTATCCCTGGATCGCGCCCGGCGACTCGACGCCCATGCGGATCCGCATCGATTACGAACTGGCGCTGGCCGGCCAGCCCACGCCCTGGCATCAGGTGGAATCGTCGTCGGTACTGGTCAATGTGGCGCTGCTGGAGGGATCGGACCTGGTGCTGCCGATCTCGGAGCGGCTGGCACGGCATTTCGCGAAGCAGCACATGATCAAGGTACTGCCGCTGCCGATGCGCAGCCGGGGGATCACAGGCATGGTGTGGCGCGATGCCGCGCTGGCATCGGAGCATGCGGCGTACTTCATGGAGTGCATGCGGCTGGCGCGGTGA
- a CDS encoding sulfatase — translation MQPNFLLFITDQQRADHLGSYGNAMLRTPELDALAGQGWSADRFYVASPICMPNRATLMTGRMPSVHGVRHNGIPLSQRATTFVDRLRGAGYATALIGKSHLQNMTGKPAIWPPAGDGARGEAWTAEPGNYDQEWGPLWRTDPRHDLDMPFYGFERVALAVDHGDQVWGHYERWLAWEHPEARRLWGPEHALPAPGFVLTEHHQAWRTRVPEECSTTAYVGDQTIAQLREHAASGKPFFIQCSFPDPHHPYTPHGKYWDMYQPDDVILPESFHASAAPGHHPPPHVAWMHQQRDQGKAVKHTPAIFACTEREAREAIALNYGSISHIDATIGRVMQALRENGLDDNTVVIFTSDHGDYFGDHQLLLKGPIHYQSLIRTPFIWRDPQAAPVSPRSQALCSTADIAATVLARAGLPAYNGMQGASLLPLMSGEADTVRDAVLIEEEGQRTMFGFPGRTRMRTLQTARHRLSVYADAAWGELYDLSEDPHELRNLWDDPAASALRAELLLELSRSMIRHAETSPHPSAIA, via the coding sequence ATGCAGCCGAATTTCCTGCTATTCATCACGGATCAGCAGCGCGCGGACCATCTGGGCAGCTATGGCAATGCCATGCTGCGCACGCCGGAACTGGACGCGCTGGCGGGGCAGGGCTGGTCAGCGGACCGCTTCTATGTGGCGTCGCCCATCTGCATGCCCAACCGCGCCACCCTGATGACCGGCCGCATGCCCTCGGTGCATGGCGTGCGCCACAACGGCATTCCGCTGTCGCAGCGCGCCACCACCTTCGTTGACCGCCTGCGCGGCGCGGGCTATGCCACCGCGCTGATCGGCAAGTCGCATTTGCAGAACATGACCGGCAAGCCCGCCATCTGGCCGCCGGCGGGTGATGGCGCTCGCGGCGAGGCCTGGACCGCCGAGCCCGGCAACTACGACCAGGAATGGGGGCCGCTATGGCGCACGGATCCCAGGCATGACCTTGACATGCCGTTCTATGGCTTCGAGCGCGTGGCGCTGGCGGTGGACCACGGTGACCAGGTTTGGGGCCACTACGAGCGCTGGCTGGCGTGGGAACACCCCGAAGCGCGGCGTCTGTGGGGCCCTGAACACGCCTTGCCCGCACCTGGCTTTGTGCTGACGGAACATCACCAGGCCTGGCGCACCCGCGTGCCTGAGGAATGCTCCACCACCGCGTACGTCGGCGACCAGACCATCGCGCAACTGCGCGAGCATGCCGCCAGCGGCAAGCCTTTCTTCATTCAGTGCTCATTTCCCGATCCGCACCATCCCTACACGCCCCACGGCAAATACTGGGACATGTACCAGCCTGACGACGTGATCCTGCCGGAGTCCTTCCATGCCAGCGCCGCGCCGGGCCATCATCCGCCGCCGCACGTGGCCTGGATGCACCAGCAGCGCGACCAGGGCAAGGCCGTCAAGCACACGCCTGCGATCTTTGCCTGCACCGAGCGCGAGGCGCGCGAGGCGATTGCGCTGAACTACGGTTCCATCAGCCATATCGACGCCACGATAGGCCGCGTTATGCAGGCGCTGCGCGAGAACGGGCTGGACGACAACACCGTCGTCATCTTCACCAGCGACCATGGCGATTACTTCGGCGACCACCAATTGCTGCTCAAGGGGCCGATCCACTATCAGAGCCTGATACGCACGCCGTTCATCTGGCGCGATCCGCAGGCAGCTCCGGTCTCGCCGCGCAGCCAGGCGCTGTGCTCCACGGCCGACATCGCTGCCACCGTGCTGGCGCGCGCCGGCCTGCCGGCCTACAACGGCATGCAGGGCGCGTCCCTGCTGCCCCTCATGTCTGGCGAGGCCGACACCGTGCGCGATGCGGTGCTGATCGAGGAAGAAGGCCAGCGCACCATGTTCGGCTTTCCCGGCCGCACCCGCATGCGCACCTTGCAGACCGCGCGCCACCGTCTCAGCGTCTATGCCGATGCGGCCTGGGGCGAACTCTATGACCTGAGCGAAGATCCCCACGAGCTGCGCAATCTGTGGGACGACCCCGCCGCCAGCGCGCTGCGCGCCGAATTGCTGCTGGAGCTGTCGCGCAGCATGATCCGCCACGCCGAGACCAGTCCGCATCCCAGCGCCATTGCCTGA
- a CDS encoding Bug family tripartite tricarboxylate transporter substrate binding protein, which translates to MIKSLLFCTALLAAGTSVAMASDYPARPVRLIVNFPPAGPLDLEARAIAQHAGKILGQTIVVENRSGASGNIGAQSVAQAAPDGYTLLMTLDTLMTVNPYIFKGLDKDVTQRLEPLSLAGSFGLALAVRPELGINTLDEFLRYAKANRITYASAGYGSPGNLAFEKLRLAAGMEVAHVPYRGNAPAVNALLGDQIQAAFLATPGVLPHVRAGKLKALAVSGKERDADLPEVPTAAQSGVAGLKNYDVSFAFLVMAPKGTSKEIARVWEDTLAKVYAMPEFQQSMAVLGMRGPFAGKAQAAAWVDREAKGWKEVIEKAGIRGE; encoded by the coding sequence ATGATCAAGTCCTTGCTGTTCTGTACGGCGCTGCTTGCGGCCGGAACCTCGGTTGCCATGGCGTCCGACTACCCCGCGCGTCCCGTCCGCCTCATTGTCAACTTCCCGCCCGCCGGTCCGCTGGACCTCGAAGCCCGCGCCATCGCCCAGCACGCGGGCAAGATCCTGGGCCAGACCATCGTCGTGGAAAACCGCTCTGGCGCTTCCGGCAATATTGGCGCCCAGTCCGTGGCCCAGGCAGCACCAGACGGCTACACGCTGCTGATGACGCTGGACACGCTGATGACCGTCAATCCCTACATCTTCAAGGGCCTGGACAAGGACGTCACCCAACGGCTGGAACCGCTGAGCCTGGCCGGCTCCTTTGGCCTGGCCCTGGCGGTTCGTCCCGAGCTCGGCATCAACACGCTGGACGAATTCCTGCGCTACGCCAAAGCCAATCGCATCACCTATGCCTCCGCCGGCTATGGCAGTCCCGGCAACCTCGCCTTCGAAAAGCTCAGGCTCGCAGCTGGCATGGAAGTCGCGCACGTGCCGTATCGCGGCAACGCTCCGGCTGTGAATGCCTTGCTGGGCGACCAGATACAGGCCGCCTTTCTCGCCACGCCAGGGGTTCTGCCGCATGTGCGGGCGGGCAAGCTGAAAGCGCTGGCGGTATCGGGCAAGGAACGCGACGCCGACCTGCCTGAAGTCCCCACCGCGGCGCAATCGGGCGTGGCCGGGCTGAAGAACTATGACGTGTCGTTTGCATTCCTGGTGATGGCGCCCAAGGGGACGTCCAAGGAAATCGCGCGGGTCTGGGAAGATACGCTGGCCAAGGTCTATGCCATGCCGGAGTTCCAGCAGAGCATGGCCGTGCTGGGCATGCGCGGACCGTTCGCGGGCAAGGCGCAGGCCGCGGCGTGGGTGGACAGAGAGGCGAAAGGTTGGAAGGAGGTGATCGAGAAGGCGGGGATACGCGGGGAATAG
- the mntP gene encoding manganese efflux pump MntP, which produces MNAIAIIVLAFAMSTDAFAAAISKGAALHKPRFPEALRTGLIFGVIEAITPVIGWALGSVAARYVVAWDHWIAFAMLCILGLLMIRNGLKQEDEDAEPVTRHSFWLLAATGFATSIDAMAVGVGLAFVDVNIVVAAIAIGLATTLMVTIGVMLGRVLGSVAGKRAEILGGMALMGIGAAILYEHLSAAAA; this is translated from the coding sequence ATGAATGCCATCGCCATCATCGTTCTCGCGTTCGCCATGTCCACGGACGCCTTCGCCGCGGCCATCAGCAAAGGCGCCGCGCTGCATAAACCCCGATTTCCGGAAGCCCTGCGCACCGGGCTGATCTTCGGTGTGATCGAAGCCATCACGCCAGTGATAGGCTGGGCGCTGGGCTCCGTTGCGGCCAGGTATGTGGTTGCCTGGGACCATTGGATCGCCTTCGCGATGCTCTGTATTCTGGGCTTGCTGATGATACGCAACGGCCTCAAGCAAGAGGACGAAGATGCCGAACCCGTCACCCGCCATTCTTTCTGGCTGCTTGCCGCAACCGGCTTCGCCACCAGCATCGACGCCATGGCCGTGGGCGTGGGGCTGGCATTCGTCGACGTGAACATCGTGGTCGCAGCCATTGCCATCGGACTGGCCACTACCCTGATGGTGACGATAGGCGTGATGCTGGGACGCGTGCTGGGCAGCGTCGCGGGCAAGCGGGCCGAGATCCTGGGCGGGATGGCGCTGATGGGGATAGGGGCGGCGATTCTCTATGAACATTTGAGCGCCGCAGCCGCCTGA
- a CDS encoding DUF1971 domain-containing protein has protein sequence MTFVIGAAAVRVGQCGQILSPAPMSESVPPPAPVPAAPPITEADIRQLVHRFYAQVRRDQTLGPIFNSRVADWDHHLDLLCDFWSALLLGTRRFKGAPIPAHARIPDLSWPLFQRWLALFHGVTGGLGRPALQAQADAMAERIAAKLWSVWQQRQDLPSLPDSLPEGVRPYRDSPVFTPDNLPAGLRTAHTTKAGTWGLLKVHAGVLRYTLDDPPHAVAVLTAGQQVLIEPQVRHHVAFELPGSFQITFCRADGPEDAA, from the coding sequence ATGACTTTCGTCATCGGCGCCGCGGCGGTGCGCGTCGGACAATGCGGGCAGATCCTCTCCCCTGCTCCCATGTCCGAATCCGTTCCTCCCCCTGCGCCTGTTCCGGCTGCCCCCCCGATCACCGAAGCAGACATCCGGCAACTGGTGCACCGCTTCTATGCGCAAGTGCGCCGGGACCAAACGCTGGGTCCGATATTCAATTCCCGCGTGGCGGACTGGGACCACCACCTGGACCTGTTGTGCGATTTCTGGTCGGCGCTGCTGCTGGGCACGCGCCGCTTCAAGGGCGCGCCTATTCCCGCGCATGCGCGCATCCCGGATCTTTCATGGCCTCTGTTCCAGCGCTGGCTGGCCCTGTTCCATGGAGTCACCGGCGGGCTCGGCCGGCCGGCCTTGCAAGCCCAGGCCGACGCCATGGCCGAACGCATCGCGGCCAAGCTGTGGAGCGTGTGGCAGCAGCGCCAAGATCTGCCGAGCCTGCCCGACTCGCTGCCTGAAGGCGTGCGGCCCTACCGCGACAGTCCGGTGTTCACGCCCGACAACCTGCCGGCCGGCTTGCGCACCGCGCACACGACCAAGGCCGGCACGTGGGGCTTGTTGAAGGTGCACGCCGGCGTGCTGCGCTATACGCTGGATGATCCGCCGCACGCCGTAGCGGTGCTGACGGCCGGGCAGCAAGTGCTGATAGAGCCGCAGGTGCGGCACCATGTGGCGTTCGAACTACCGGGCAGCTTTCAGATCACGTTCTGCCGAGCGGACGGCCCGGAAGACGCCGCCTGA
- a CDS encoding Crp/Fnr family transcriptional regulator produces MTNINLAGAAVVALLARHPLLHGLPPGMDQEVAADLLRGASPLRAEAGQILFGEGDEASSYVLIESGQAEVMRYSYNGDERVFRVFEPGQLMAEAAMFMPHGRYPMQARARSALLGWRLGRRQLHDACRRWPDLALKLLAALSKSLYDQVNKVDWMTSSSAPERLANYLMGLHERQGAALTLPLNQRQLAAHLGIRAETLSRLLNDWQTQGYISGKRRQWAVHDSAPLARLATTAKRPF; encoded by the coding sequence ATGACAAATATCAATCTGGCCGGCGCGGCCGTAGTGGCATTGCTGGCAAGACATCCGCTGCTGCACGGCCTGCCCCCAGGCATGGACCAGGAAGTCGCGGCCGACCTGCTGCGCGGCGCCAGTCCGCTGCGGGCCGAGGCAGGGCAGATCCTGTTTGGCGAAGGCGACGAAGCCTCCAGCTACGTGCTGATAGAAAGCGGCCAGGCCGAGGTCATGCGCTACAGCTACAACGGCGACGAACGCGTATTCCGGGTCTTCGAGCCGGGCCAGTTGATGGCGGAAGCGGCCATGTTCATGCCTCACGGCCGCTACCCCATGCAGGCTCGCGCCCGCAGCGCCCTGCTGGGTTGGCGCCTGGGCCGGCGACAGTTGCACGATGCTTGCCGCCGCTGGCCGGATCTGGCGCTCAAGCTGCTGGCCGCGCTCAGCAAGAGCCTGTACGACCAGGTGAACAAGGTCGACTGGATGACTTCCAGCTCGGCGCCCGAGCGGCTGGCCAACTACCTCATGGGCCTGCATGAGCGCCAGGGCGCCGCGCTGACGCTGCCGCTGAACCAACGCCAGCTTGCCGCTCACCTGGGCATCCGCGCCGAAACCTTGAGCCGCCTGCTCAACGACTGGCAGACGCAGGGCTACATCAGCGGCAAGCGCCGCCAATGGGCAGTGCATGACTCAGCGCCTCTGGCCAGGCTGGCGACGACGGCGAAGCGGCCGTTCTAA
- a CDS encoding ABC transporter substrate-binding protein, whose translation MNDLHMRRRFCAAALGTALLPATGTLRAALPDRRTVLTLAGPGAVVSYPLMHMAATGALADHAGQLRFRLWQTPDQLRTLLVNGELDFSAAPSTLPALLHNRGMPVRLLNISVWGILWLVSRDPAVRTFDDLAGRELVAPFQRDLPAVLLDTLLEAHAARGLAPVALRRTRDGQDAIALMLNGQAGQALLVEPMASLLLWRAEQTAGAPALHRGQSLEQAWSAAFPAQPTLPQAGVMAAARVAGDAALCRAVDQAYAASARWCVEHPADCAALVREHLPHLPLAAIETAIRGTRLQSRSARDARPELEALYRLLAGRFPQAIGGGLPPVGFYGP comes from the coding sequence ATGAACGACTTGCACATGCGCCGCCGCTTCTGCGCGGCTGCCCTGGGAACTGCGCTTTTGCCCGCGACGGGAACCCTGCGTGCGGCATTGCCGGATCGCCGCACCGTCCTGACGCTGGCAGGCCCCGGCGCCGTGGTCAGCTATCCCCTGATGCACATGGCGGCCACCGGCGCGCTGGCGGATCACGCCGGGCAGCTACGTTTCCGCCTGTGGCAGACGCCGGATCAACTGCGCACGCTGCTGGTGAACGGCGAGCTGGACTTCAGCGCCGCTCCCAGCACGCTGCCGGCCTTGCTGCACAACCGCGGCATGCCTGTGCGCCTGTTGAATATCTCCGTATGGGGCATTCTGTGGCTGGTCAGCCGCGATCCGGCCGTGCGGACCTTCGACGATCTGGCCGGCCGCGAACTGGTGGCGCCGTTTCAACGCGATCTGCCGGCCGTACTGCTGGATACTCTGCTGGAAGCGCATGCCGCGCGCGGCCTGGCGCCGGTCGCCTTGCGCCGTACCCGCGATGGACAGGACGCCATCGCGCTGATGCTCAATGGCCAGGCAGGGCAGGCGCTGCTGGTCGAGCCCATGGCCTCGCTGCTGTTGTGGCGGGCTGAACAGACCGCAGGGGCGCCGGCGCTGCATCGCGGCCAAAGCCTGGAACAGGCTTGGAGCGCCGCCTTTCCCGCGCAGCCCACGCTGCCGCAGGCCGGCGTCATGGCGGCGGCCCGCGTGGCGGGCGATGCGGCTTTATGCCGCGCCGTGGACCAGGCCTACGCGGCCTCCGCGCGCTGGTGCGTCGAGCATCCCGCCGACTGCGCCGCGCTGGTGCGCGAGCATCTGCCGCATCTGCCCCTGGCGGCGATCGAGACCGCCATTCGCGGCACGCGCCTGCAGAGCCGCAGCGCCCGCGACGCGCGCCCCGAACTGGAGGCACTGTACCGCCTGCTGGCCGGCCGTTTTCCGCAAGCCATCGGGGGTGGCCTGCCACCCGTTGGCTTCTACGGACCATGA